A window of the Corallococcus soli genome harbors these coding sequences:
- a CDS encoding sigma-70 family RNA polymerase sigma factor yields MKELLSNQAAFVSFLERRVGRRDVAEDLLQGVLVRAVERLSSLRTEEAAVAWFYQSLRNAVVDHYRRQGSSARALESLARELEGGDAATPEVHHAVCECVGRLVGSLKPEYAAALQSIEVEGASVKGFAEEAGITANNAAVRVHRARTALQQKVEATCGKCAQEGCQDCSCGV; encoded by the coding sequence ATGAAGGAGCTGCTGAGCAACCAGGCGGCCTTCGTCTCGTTCCTTGAGCGGCGCGTCGGACGCCGAGATGTGGCCGAGGATCTCCTCCAGGGAGTGCTCGTGCGTGCGGTGGAGCGGCTCAGCTCGCTCCGCACCGAGGAGGCCGCTGTGGCGTGGTTCTACCAATCCCTTCGCAACGCCGTGGTGGACCACTATCGCCGGCAGGGCAGCTCCGCGCGGGCACTGGAGTCGCTTGCGCGCGAGTTGGAGGGCGGCGACGCGGCCACACCTGAGGTGCACCACGCAGTTTGTGAGTGCGTGGGGAGGCTGGTGGGCTCGCTCAAGCCAGAATACGCGGCGGCGCTCCAGAGCATCGAGGTCGAAGGCGCCTCGGTGAAGGGCTTCGCGGAGGAGGCGGGCATCACCGCCAACAATGCTGCCGTGCGCGTGCATCGGGCTCGAACGGCGCTCCAACAGAAGGTGGAAGCCACGTGCGGCAAGTGCGCACAGGAGGGCTGCCAGGACTGCAGCTGCGGTGTGTAG
- a CDS encoding MFS transporter, producing the protein MSTDTSVPSSPGATSAVGRRLGLSLLVIATAQLMLVLDDTIANIALPSIQGDLSMSASNLPWVVNAYLLAFGGLLLFGGRAGDLFGRRRVFRVGISVFTLASLLCGLAPNGELLIAARALQGIGAALTAPNALALIATTFPAGKPRNSAMAVYGAMSALGITGGVLLGGVLTGVLDWRWVFLINLPVGLAVLAGTRTLLDAERNTGRLDVLGAVTGTGGMMALAFGITRGGEHGWADALTLGVFAAAAVLLVLFLVVQARSAHPLLPLGLIKDRNRSGSYATMLFLGAALMGTFFLGTLFMQHVLHFSPVRTGFAWLPFAVGIIVASVVSSKLVERLAPRVVAVPGMLVAALGMYWLSRLDSGSSYLTAMALPIFLTSAGLGMAIVPLTLSVVHGVENDAAGLASALLNASQQLGAALGLSLLTTVSNAAAGTQLPHAAKALYAGLAAKDQALVARAAEALTHGYTTALFAAAAAVVAAAVLTAVTVNTRRTQSGPLAPGAEHPSAA; encoded by the coding sequence ATGTCCACCGACACCTCTGTCCCATCCAGCCCGGGCGCCACCTCTGCGGTTGGGCGCCGGTTAGGACTCTCTCTCCTCGTCATCGCGACGGCCCAGCTGATGCTCGTCCTGGATGACACCATCGCGAACATTGCGCTGCCCAGCATCCAGGGTGACCTGAGCATGTCTGCGTCGAACCTGCCTTGGGTCGTCAACGCCTACTTGCTCGCCTTCGGAGGCCTGCTCCTCTTCGGAGGGCGGGCGGGTGACCTGTTTGGGCGCAGGCGCGTGTTCCGGGTGGGTATCTCCGTTTTCACGCTCGCGTCCCTCCTCTGCGGCCTTGCCCCAAACGGCGAGTTACTCATCGCCGCGCGCGCCCTCCAGGGCATCGGGGCTGCATTGACAGCCCCCAACGCCCTCGCGCTCATTGCCACCACCTTCCCGGCCGGCAAGCCCCGCAACTCAGCCATGGCCGTCTACGGAGCCATGTCCGCGCTCGGCATCACCGGGGGGGTACTCCTGGGCGGTGTGCTGACGGGCGTGCTGGACTGGCGCTGGGTGTTCCTCATCAACCTGCCCGTGGGTCTTGCCGTCCTCGCTGGCACCCGCACCCTCCTGGATGCCGAGCGCAACACGGGCCGGCTTGACGTCCTGGGCGCCGTGACAGGGACGGGCGGTATGATGGCACTCGCCTTTGGCATCACCCGGGGCGGAGAGCATGGCTGGGCAGACGCGCTGACGCTGGGGGTGTTCGCCGCCGCCGCCGTCCTGCTCGTCCTGTTCCTCGTCGTCCAGGCCCGGAGTGCGCACCCGCTGCTGCCGCTGGGGTTGATCAAGGACCGAAACCGTTCGGGCTCCTACGCCACCATGCTGTTCCTCGGCGCAGCGCTGATGGGCACCTTCTTCCTGGGGACGCTCTTCATGCAGCACGTCCTGCACTTCAGCCCGGTGCGCACCGGCTTTGCCTGGCTGCCCTTCGCCGTCGGCATCATCGTGGCGAGCGTTGTCAGCTCCAAGCTGGTGGAGCGCCTGGCGCCCCGTGTCGTCGCCGTGCCCGGCATGCTGGTGGCCGCACTGGGGATGTACTGGCTGTCCCGGCTGGACTCCGGCTCCAGCTATCTGACGGCCATGGCGCTGCCCATCTTCCTCACCTCGGCAGGCCTGGGGATGGCCATCGTGCCGCTCACCCTCAGCGTCGTGCACGGCGTGGAGAACGATGCGGCAGGCCTTGCCTCGGCGCTGCTCAATGCCTCGCAGCAGCTGGGGGCCGCGCTGGGCCTCTCCCTGCTGACAACCGTCTCCAACGCGGCGGCCGGCACCCAGCTACCTCACGCGGCCAAGGCCCTCTACGCGGGTCTGGCGGCCAAGGACCAGGCGCTCGTGGCGCGGGCGGCCGAGGCGCTGACGCACGGCTACACCACGGCGCTATTCGCTGCGGCCGCTGCGGTGGTAGCTGCGGCCGTCCTTACGGCCGTGACCGTCAACACCCGCCGCACCCAGAGCGGCCCTCTGGCGCCGGGGGCCGAGCATCCGTCCGCCGCCTAG